A portion of the Eubacterium maltosivorans genome contains these proteins:
- a CDS encoding amino acid ABC transporter ATP-binding protein, which produces MEEIINVFNLNKSFDTNHVLKGVSFQVNRGDVVAVIGSSGSGKSTLLRCLIDLEKADSGTITMEGKDLMKDGVYASQNEIRSIIMKMGMVFQHFNLFPHLTVRQNLELAPKVVKKEKGEAMDMRCEKHLAQVGLLEKIDAMPSTLSGGEKQRVAIARALMMNPDILLFDEPTSALDPELTGEVLNVMQQLAEAHMTMIVVTHEMSFAREVANKILFMNDGIILEEGTPEDIFEHPKNDRTKEFLSSITRR; this is translated from the coding sequence ATGGAAGAAATCATCAACGTATTCAATTTGAACAAGAGCTTTGACACCAATCATGTGCTGAAGGGCGTCTCCTTTCAGGTGAACCGGGGCGATGTTGTGGCGGTGATCGGCTCCTCCGGCTCTGGGAAATCGACACTTTTACGCTGCCTGATCGATCTTGAAAAGGCCGATAGCGGCACCATCACCATGGAGGGCAAGGACCTGATGAAGGACGGCGTTTATGCTTCCCAGAACGAGATTCGGAGCATTATCATGAAGATGGGGATGGTGTTCCAGCATTTTAATCTCTTTCCGCACCTCACAGTCCGCCAGAATCTGGAGCTCGCCCCCAAGGTTGTCAAGAAGGAAAAGGGCGAGGCTATGGATATGCGCTGTGAGAAGCATCTGGCCCAGGTCGGTCTGCTCGAAAAGATCGACGCCATGCCGTCCACTCTTTCCGGCGGCGAAAAACAGCGCGTCGCCATCGCCCGCGCCCTTATGATGAACCCAGACATTCTGCTTTTTGACGAGCCGACCTCCGCTCTGGACCCAGAACTGACCGGCGAGGTTCTGAACGTTATGCAGCAGCTGGCCGAGGCACACATGACCATGATCGTCGTGACCCATGAAATGAGTTTTGCCAGAGAGGTCGCCAACAAGATCCTCTTTATGAACGACGGCATCATCTTAGAGGAGGGCACGCCTGAAGATATCTTCGAGCATCCGAAAAACGACCGGACAAAGGAATTCCTCAGCAGTATCACGCGCAGATAA
- a CDS encoding TetR/AcrR family transcriptional regulator: MRKMTKGEMTKERILASAKELFYEQGYDATTIQQIADHSGTTLGSMTYHFATKATFVSRLFDDYFTNLDSAIRQKQYEPWNSFESHFRLTMIYYHNLLSDPHTRNFYYEVFKNDTLFSSLHGNISQIYHDFIRDYSLRIRPIEFNAIVTADFGARRECLLSYCEGRLKMPIEDFGIFLLTNTARCIGIPEAAIYKTSYQSLVFYRSHDFSDVQLLK, encoded by the coding sequence ATGCGAAAAATGACAAAAGGCGAAATGACAAAGGAGCGCATTCTCGCGAGCGCCAAGGAGCTGTTTTACGAACAGGGCTACGACGCAACCACCATCCAACAGATCGCTGACCATTCGGGGACAACGCTTGGCTCTATGACCTACCATTTTGCGACCAAAGCCACCTTTGTGAGCCGTCTTTTCGACGACTACTTTACCAATCTTGACTCAGCCATCCGCCAAAAACAATACGAACCGTGGAATTCCTTTGAGAGCCACTTCCGGCTGACCATGATCTACTACCACAACCTCTTATCAGACCCGCACACGCGGAATTTCTATTACGAGGTTTTTAAGAATGATACGTTGTTCAGCTCTCTTCACGGGAACATCAGCCAGATTTACCATGATTTTATAAGGGATTACAGTCTGCGCATTCGGCCCATTGAGTTTAACGCCATTGTAACCGCCGATTTCGGTGCCCGCCGCGAGTGTCTGCTTTCCTATTGTGAGGGACGTTTGAAGATGCCCATTGAGGATTTCGGCATTTTCCTCCTGACCAATACAGCCCGCTGTATCGGTATTCCTGAGGCCGCCATCTATAAAACCAGCTACCAGTCTCTGGTTTTTTACAGAAGCCATGATTTTTCAGACGTTCAGCTTTTAAAATGA
- a CDS encoding TetR/AcrR family transcriptional regulator, whose protein sequence is MAKAASDKGLKTKNKILEIARADFHSKGFAKTSVKDICAQAGIRTGTFAYYFKTKEDLIKAVYSDLHLQTYAFVENHTQSEGINSIEKNAYTAFLYYAAVFKDDATACFHADTLRRESIQAFLGQNFRHVYRQFIKDCGYTLSDAELYTLSLADLGMRREIVLDFIENPRPGHTVRGLITHLYLYRSRLFKIDEEKMQTYLLRGEEFEQKYDHSKIKLLV, encoded by the coding sequence ATGGCAAAAGCAGCATCCGACAAGGGATTGAAAACTAAAAACAAAATTCTTGAGATCGCCCGGGCCGATTTTCACAGTAAGGGCTTTGCAAAGACGTCGGTCAAGGACATCTGCGCTCAGGCTGGCATCCGCACTGGCACCTTCGCCTATTATTTTAAGACAAAGGAAGATCTGATCAAGGCCGTCTATTCCGATCTCCATCTCCAGACCTACGCCTTTGTGGAAAACCATACTCAGAGCGAAGGCATTAACAGTATTGAGAAGAACGCCTACACCGCGTTTCTGTACTACGCCGCTGTCTTCAAGGATGACGCTACCGCCTGCTTTCACGCCGATACCCTCCGGCGGGAATCCATCCAGGCCTTTCTGGGCCAGAATTTCCGCCATGTCTACCGCCAGTTCATCAAGGACTGTGGCTACACCCTCAGTGATGCTGAGCTCTACACCCTCAGTCTGGCCGATCTTGGCATGCGGCGTGAGATCGTCCTCGATTTCATTGAAAATCCAAGGCCGGGGCACACCGTCAGGGGACTCATCACGCACCTTTACCTCTATCGGAGTCGGCTTTTTAAAATTGATGAGGAGAAGATGCAGACCTACCTTTTAAGGGGTGAAGAATTTGAACAAAAATACGATCATTCAAAAATAAAACTTCTGGTCTGA
- a CDS encoding uroporphyrinogen decarboxylase family protein encodes MNQKQERIENIRKVVALETPDYVPIEHVVTPELAIEYAGYPMFKGLWDTSLAIDAMGKAIPAYDGDFIRSTFYRSPRYYSALEAKSFVQSKDGYVQHPEVHAMEDTEYAALIADPAAFLAGTCLPRLYQVFDKPEPYRSMALARGMMTFNRTFGPFNAAVGQILTDNGLPLITSASAEAPFDFLADLLRSFTGISKDIRRHKSEVKEACEALLPLMIQKACVAPPAAHQMVFMPLHMPPYLSEKVFGELWWPTFKQMVETLVEKGHYLYIFFEGDWTRYYDYLEELPAGRILGRFEYADPRVIKERLGKIMSVTGFFPVTIIAQGTKETCLDKTKELMDILAPGGGYAFGFDKITTSVRDINMENITAVNAYVREHGKY; translated from the coding sequence ATGAATCAGAAACAGGAGCGGATCGAGAATATCCGTAAGGTGGTGGCGCTGGAAACACCGGACTATGTGCCCATTGAGCACGTGGTCACGCCAGAGCTGGCTATCGAGTACGCAGGGTATCCCATGTTTAAGGGGCTTTGGGACACCAGTCTCGCCATCGACGCGATGGGTAAGGCCATCCCGGCCTACGATGGTGATTTTATCCGGAGCACCTTTTACCGTTCACCGCGGTATTACAGCGCTCTGGAAGCCAAATCTTTTGTGCAGAGCAAGGACGGCTATGTCCAGCATCCGGAGGTGCACGCCATGGAGGATACCGAGTACGCGGCGCTCATCGCGGACCCGGCCGCCTTTCTGGCCGGTACATGCCTGCCGAGGCTTTATCAGGTCTTTGACAAGCCAGAGCCTTACCGCAGCATGGCGCTGGCCAGAGGCATGATGACCTTTAACCGGACCTTTGGGCCCTTTAACGCAGCGGTGGGACAGATCCTCACAGATAACGGCCTGCCGCTCATCACATCTGCCTCAGCGGAAGCACCCTTTGACTTCCTGGCCGATCTGCTCAGAAGCTTTACGGGCATTTCAAAGGATATCCGCCGCCATAAGAGCGAGGTAAAGGAAGCCTGCGAAGCCCTGCTGCCGTTGATGATCCAGAAGGCCTGTGTTGCGCCGCCGGCAGCCCATCAGATGGTCTTTATGCCGCTGCACATGCCGCCATACCTCAGCGAAAAGGTCTTTGGCGAGCTGTGGTGGCCGACCTTTAAGCAGATGGTTGAAACGCTGGTGGAAAAGGGGCACTATCTCTATATTTTCTTTGAGGGCGACTGGACCCGCTATTATGATTATCTGGAAGAACTGCCAGCCGGCCGGATTCTGGGGCGCTTTGAGTACGCAGACCCCAGAGTTATCAAGGAGCGCCTTGGAAAGATCATGAGCGTTACCGGCTTTTTCCCTGTGACCATCATTGCCCAGGGAACAAAGGAGACATGCCTTGACAAGACCAAAGAGCTGATGGATATTCTGGCCCCGGGCGGCGGCTATGCCTTTGGTTTTGACAAGATCACCACATCGGTGCGGGATATTAACATGGAAAACATTACCGCGGTCAACGCCTATGTCCGTGAGCATGGAAAATATTAG
- a CDS encoding uroporphyrinogen decarboxylase family protein: MSDVKQLQEERTQLFKDVYDGVQPKRVPIELSITWDAAIPYAGMDMKTAQWNPETFETFFDKVCSEFPTDKAPIAPTLRPPGFYEILGAKGIIMSNTGTMQHPEVHCLEVEEYDEFIADPYKCMVEKLMPRLFAALDTEPMRAALNFAKGYKAKCDIDAAMGGVAAAMTNKYGFAALPKGGMTEAPLDFMADFIRSFTGIIKDMRRNKEQVVAAVEAILPHMEKIGIVPASSRYARTFIPLHMAPFMKEKDFAKFWWPTFEALMQYLSDHGAGVKLFVEQDWMKKIDYLASLKDRVEMQFEFGDPKLAKEKVGKDHIISGFFPITMLQTATEKECVDKAKELIDILAPGGGFIFNTDKSLYSLAGPIADNLKAVIETVRTYGVY, encoded by the coding sequence ATGAGTGATGTAAAACAACTGCAAGAGGAAAGAACCCAGTTATTCAAAGATGTTTATGATGGAGTGCAGCCAAAGCGCGTGCCCATTGAATTATCCATCACATGGGACGCGGCCATTCCATACGCAGGCATGGATATGAAAACAGCCCAGTGGAATCCTGAAACCTTCGAGACTTTTTTCGACAAGGTCTGCTCAGAATTTCCAACAGATAAAGCGCCGATTGCCCCCACGCTGCGTCCGCCGGGATTTTACGAAATTCTAGGCGCAAAGGGCATTATCATGAGCAATACCGGCACCATGCAGCACCCTGAGGTGCACTGCCTGGAAGTGGAGGAATACGACGAATTTATCGCCGATCCCTACAAATGTATGGTTGAAAAGCTGATGCCCCGCCTGTTTGCAGCGCTGGACACAGAGCCCATGCGCGCAGCTCTCAACTTTGCCAAGGGCTACAAGGCAAAATGTGATATTGACGCGGCTATGGGCGGTGTTGCCGCTGCGATGACCAACAAGTACGGCTTTGCCGCGCTGCCTAAGGGCGGCATGACCGAAGCGCCGCTGGACTTCATGGCAGATTTTATCCGCTCCTTCACAGGGATCATCAAGGATATGCGCAGAAACAAGGAGCAGGTCGTGGCAGCGGTTGAGGCCATTCTGCCGCACATGGAAAAAATCGGGATTGTGCCTGCCTCCTCACGCTATGCGAGAACCTTTATTCCGCTGCACATGGCGCCTTTCATGAAGGAAAAGGACTTTGCCAAATTCTGGTGGCCGACCTTTGAGGCACTGATGCAGTACCTGTCCGACCATGGCGCAGGCGTCAAGCTGTTTGTTGAGCAGGACTGGATGAAAAAGATTGATTATCTGGCATCCCTTAAGGACCGTGTCGAAATGCAGTTTGAATTCGGCGATCCAAAGCTGGCCAAGGAAAAGGTGGGCAAGGACCATATTATTTCTGGCTTCTTCCCGATCACCATGCTCCAGACCGCAACCGAAAAAGAATGTGTGGACAAGGCCAAAGAGCTCATCGACATTCTGGCGCCGGGCGGCGGCTTCATCTTCAACACCGACAAGAGCCTGTACTCACTGGCAGGGCCCATTGCCGACAACCTGAAGGCCGTGATCGAAACCGTCAGAACTTACGGCGTTTACTAA
- a CDS encoding MFS transporter — MKRINSKIKNFFGLGDAGFSFMTTVETSFFLIFLTDVAHLPLAWAAIISTLTGVCDTVSAIVAGAIVDKCNLKHGKYRSWLLYGPPFVIVFFALQFTKVGTDLTAAIVICLGFIISHFIWNIAWTANRSLVGALTDEPTERAHLSGRISAGSSIGKLFASKLVPLMAVAFAGLFAGGGEVWGYTLTALVGAILMFIGYYVHYYITAGYDLPEPKAEKGTELAEVEKVSVLDMLKGVFANPPLVATVFCDFIRLIGYYALMAFVAYYSKVMFPESSAAVTGNVLLAFNLGTLVGSLLSKHAVAKFGTKMSTIIGMAGCVVFTAIAYFFAGSQIAVIVLIFVSQVFFGVAYGLTTSLYTNCATYSEYKTGKNTKGFIMGLCSFSIKMSIVLRGLVITTGLGIIGYSAEAAITDSLVSGATVMCFIVPAIFIAVAIIPLLFYKLSDKEVMEMDGEIALRKKAAIEKAEADDAATE; from the coding sequence ATGAAGCGAATTAACAGTAAGATTAAGAATTTCTTCGGCTTGGGGGACGCCGGATTTTCATTCATGACCACGGTCGAAACGTCATTCTTCCTCATCTTTTTAACAGACGTTGCGCACCTGCCACTGGCCTGGGCGGCCATTATTTCGACATTAACCGGTGTCTGCGACACGGTTTCCGCCATTGTGGCCGGAGCCATCGTGGACAAATGCAACCTGAAGCACGGTAAATACCGTTCCTGGCTGCTCTACGGACCACCCTTTGTCATTGTCTTTTTCGCGCTCCAGTTTACAAAGGTGGGCACAGACCTCACCGCTGCGATTGTCATTTGTTTAGGATTCATCATCAGTCATTTTATCTGGAATATCGCATGGACTGCCAATCGCTCACTGGTCGGCGCTCTGACCGACGAGCCCACCGAACGCGCCCACTTATCCGGCCGTATCTCAGCAGGCTCCAGCATTGGTAAACTGTTCGCATCGAAGCTTGTTCCGCTCATGGCAGTTGCCTTTGCCGGCCTTTTCGCAGGCGGCGGTGAAGTATGGGGCTATACCCTGACCGCTCTTGTCGGCGCGATCTTAATGTTCATCGGCTATTATGTCCACTACTATATTACCGCGGGCTATGATCTGCCAGAGCCAAAGGCTGAAAAAGGGACAGAGCTGGCCGAGGTTGAGAAGGTATCGGTTCTGGATATGCTCAAGGGCGTGTTCGCCAACCCACCGCTGGTCGCCACAGTGTTTTGTGACTTTATCCGTCTGATCGGCTACTATGCACTTATGGCCTTTGTCGCTTACTACTCAAAGGTTATGTTCCCGGAAAGCTCAGCGGCTGTAACTGGCAATGTACTGCTGGCCTTTAACCTTGGCACACTGGTCGGCTCGCTGCTCTCCAAGCACGCGGTCGCCAAATTTGGAACAAAAATGTCCACCATCATCGGTATGGCGGGCTGTGTGGTCTTTACAGCCATTGCTTACTTTTTCGCAGGCAGCCAGATTGCGGTCATCGTGCTCATCTTTGTGAGCCAGGTCTTCTTTGGTGTGGCTTACGGGCTCACCACCAGCCTTTACACCAACTGCGCCACCTACAGCGAGTACAAAACCGGCAAGAACACCAAAGGCTTTATCATGGGTCTGTGCTCCTTCTCCATCAAGATGTCCATCGTGCTCAGAGGTCTGGTCATCACGACGGGTCTTGGCATCATCGGCTACTCTGCCGAAGCGGCCATCACCGACAGCTTAGTCAGCGGCGCGACCGTCATGTGCTTTATCGTTCCGGCCATCTTCATCGCGGTTGCCATCATCCCGCTTCTGTTCTACAAGCTCAGTGACAAGGAAGTCATGGAAATGGACGGCGAGATTGCCCTCCGCAAAAAAGCCGCCATCGAAAAAGCAGAAGCAGACGACGCGGCAACAGAATAA
- a CDS encoding SLC13 family permease — translation MKKRQLLGLIVSVVLLAAVFVLPAPQGLTSEGFTTIGILLAFLMLLVTEALPIGVICIFCIALLPTLGAADSLKTALSGYTTPILYFVLVSFGISEAVAKVPLSRRILIGLMRVFGKNVKTILLAIMICAAAISSLVSNVPTTAIFMGIGLGFLEIFESEAERKRTGKAIMIAIPVSSMIGGIMTPAGTSLNLLTMDLLDQLAGMNITFVQWMFVGIPIAVVLLPIAWFAIIKVYKPAEVGQEKIQKYLETIAVPDKIEKKEALVMIITLGMLAFWIASSWLPFLDVTIIALLGFVCYFLPGVEVLTWKEFVKSVSWEAFFLVGTVLCIANCIVDNGVSAWFIDTVLPATLSLPAAGVVFIVSVIVFLMLLVIPVAPALIAVLAPAMVSFADTTGVNVMILLVAMGICASNCYLFPLDTVPLITYSTKYYTMMDMPKSTAFIQMALAGLVALWVPIAGSLMGW, via the coding sequence ATGAAAAAAAGACAGCTTTTGGGCTTGATCGTGAGTGTTGTTCTTTTAGCGGCCGTTTTCGTTTTGCCAGCTCCTCAGGGGCTTACCAGCGAAGGCTTTACCACCATTGGTATCCTGCTGGCGTTTCTGATGCTTTTGGTGACAGAGGCCCTTCCCATTGGTGTTATCTGTATTTTCTGTATCGCACTACTGCCCACACTGGGCGCGGCAGACAGTCTGAAAACCGCGCTCAGCGGTTATACCACGCCGATTCTATACTTTGTGCTGGTGTCCTTTGGCATCTCTGAGGCCGTGGCTAAGGTGCCGCTGTCTCGCCGGATACTCATTGGGCTCATGCGGGTCTTTGGCAAAAATGTCAAGACCATCCTGCTGGCCATTATGATCTGTGCGGCGGCCATATCGTCGCTGGTTTCCAATGTGCCCACAACTGCCATTTTCATGGGGATCGGTCTGGGCTTTCTGGAAATCTTTGAATCGGAGGCAGAGCGGAAACGCACTGGAAAGGCCATTATGATCGCCATCCCGGTGTCCAGTATGATCGGCGGCATCATGACGCCTGCGGGCACTTCTTTAAATCTGCTGACCATGGATCTGTTAGACCAGCTGGCAGGCATGAACATCACCTTTGTGCAGTGGATGTTTGTGGGGATTCCTATCGCCGTTGTTCTGCTGCCCATCGCCTGGTTCGCCATTATCAAGGTTTACAAGCCCGCGGAGGTGGGGCAGGAGAAAATTCAGAAGTACCTCGAGACCATCGCGGTGCCGGATAAAATCGAGAAAAAGGAGGCGCTGGTCATGATCATCACACTGGGTATGCTGGCTTTCTGGATTGCCAGCTCCTGGCTCCCGTTTCTGGATGTGACCATCATTGCCCTTTTGGGCTTTGTCTGCTACTTTCTGCCAGGCGTCGAGGTGCTGACCTGGAAAGAATTTGTGAAAAGCGTGAGCTGGGAGGCCTTTTTCCTGGTGGGGACAGTGCTCTGCATTGCCAACTGTATTGTGGACAACGGCGTGAGTGCCTGGTTTATCGATACTGTGCTGCCCGCCACCCTGAGCCTGCCTGCCGCAGGCGTGGTGTTTATCGTGAGCGTCATTGTATTTCTGATGCTGTTAGTCATACCGGTGGCCCCGGCGCTCATCGCGGTCCTTGCGCCAGCGATGGTCAGCTTTGCGGACACAACGGGGGTGAACGTCATGATTCTGCTGGTGGCGATGGGAATCTGCGCCAGCAACTGCTACCTGTTCCCACTGGACACGGTGCCGCTCATCACCTATTCCACCAAATATTACACCATGATGGACATGCCGAAATCCACGGCCTTTATCCAGATGGCACTGGCGGGTCTGGTGGCGCTGTGGGTACCGATTGCCGGCAGTCTTATGGGCTGGTAG
- a CDS encoding MFS transporter gives MEKAAKESSGFRWFMLFILLASFTVTFMTRFIWSPLIPTMSKEFGLSATEAGAYMSAFYTGYLITQIPGGMLADRFGVKFVMSISLLIGGVATFFLSMMTSYEMGFALRVATGLGAGCIMACCGKMISKYFKPNERSMAFGILLVGPTAGLLLSNYLGPVLLSSMGWQGAFRVIGIIAMIIAVLVFVLVKSEKVDKSQIAKVGFFSSLGDVLKNKGVVLVGLAGFGLMWVSLGTATWANAYMGSLGIESSVAGQVMMLYSAGGIIASVISGFIVDKFHLDRRKFIMGCYLVLVVITVIFGMQTSVGALMLTGFLFGFFSYTANPHLNAIVIDYSGAAFSATATGFTNVMFQLASLIGPLVFGFMSDSTGSFSSVWIAMAAGPLLGILVLLAAKNAKKAEE, from the coding sequence ATGGAAAAAGCAGCAAAAGAAAGCTCTGGTTTTCGTTGGTTTATGTTATTTATTTTGTTGGCCAGCTTTACCGTCACCTTTATGACGCGGTTTATCTGGTCGCCGCTCATTCCTACCATGAGTAAGGAATTTGGCCTGTCCGCCACCGAGGCTGGGGCTTATATGTCGGCCTTTTATACCGGATATCTGATTACACAGATTCCGGGCGGCATGCTGGCAGACCGTTTTGGCGTCAAGTTTGTCATGTCCATCTCGCTTTTGATCGGCGGCGTGGCAACCTTCTTCTTGTCCATGATGACAAGCTATGAGATGGGCTTTGCCCTGAGAGTGGCGACAGGTCTGGGCGCTGGCTGTATCATGGCCTGCTGTGGAAAGATGATCAGCAAATACTTCAAGCCAAACGAAAGAAGTATGGCTTTTGGGATTTTACTTGTCGGCCCGACTGCCGGACTGCTTTTAAGCAATTACCTTGGACCTGTTCTGCTGAGCAGCATGGGCTGGCAGGGTGCTTTCAGAGTAATCGGCATTATCGCCATGATTATTGCAGTTTTAGTTTTTGTTCTTGTTAAAAGCGAAAAGGTGGATAAAAGCCAGATTGCGAAGGTCGGCTTTTTCTCAAGCCTGGGCGATGTTCTGAAAAATAAAGGTGTCGTGCTCGTGGGGCTGGCAGGCTTTGGCCTGATGTGGGTTTCCCTTGGCACGGCGACCTGGGCAAACGCTTATATGGGCTCTCTCGGCATTGAAAGCTCTGTGGCCGGACAGGTTATGATGCTTTACAGCGCCGGCGGTATTATCGCTTCAGTAATTTCTGGCTTTATTGTTGATAAATTCCATCTGGACCGCCGTAAGTTTATTATGGGCTGTTATCTGGTTCTGGTGGTGATCACTGTTATTTTTGGCATGCAGACCAGCGTGGGCGCCCTGATGCTGACCGGCTTTTTGTTTGGCTTTTTCTCTTATACGGCCAACCCGCATCTCAATGCCATTGTCATTGACTACTCCGGCGCGGCCTTCTCGGCAACGGCCACAGGCTTTACCAATGTCATGTTCCAGCTGGCGTCTCTCATCGGCCCGCTGGTATTCGGGTTTATGTCTGACAGCACCGGCAGCTTTTCTTCTGTCTGGATCGCCATGGCGGCAGGCCCGCTTCTGGGGATTCTGGTTCTGCTGGCAGCCAAAAACGCTAAGAAGGCTGAGGAATAA
- a CDS encoding TetR/AcrR family transcriptional regulator translates to MYEKGVQTRNMIYQTAKQLFYDKGYEKTKIKEIADTAEVPIGLFTYYFKTKDKIVQHIYSEFFTQISLRITEAMKDGLDNSILRHAILSWIYYEIILSDENNRRFYYENLKKTSNYRIMNKTATQTYRRYVEDFNVVISDHDFQNLLYLDFGARREYFLNFFEKPLADTTDDVIFLINGILPRLLGIDQNTITTMLYKGINTAKTIYHDDIRFLV, encoded by the coding sequence ATGTACGAAAAAGGGGTTCAAACCCGTAACATGATCTATCAAACTGCCAAGCAGTTATTTTATGACAAAGGCTACGAAAAGACCAAAATCAAGGAAATCGCCGACACGGCTGAGGTTCCCATCGGTCTTTTTACCTATTATTTTAAAACCAAAGATAAGATTGTTCAGCACATTTACTCTGAGTTTTTCACCCAGATCAGCCTCCGTATCACCGAAGCGATGAAGGACGGCCTGGACAATTCCATCCTGCGCCACGCCATTCTGTCCTGGATTTATTATGAGATTATCCTCAGCGATGAAAACAACCGCCGGTTTTACTATGAAAACCTCAAGAAAACCTCAAACTACCGGATCATGAATAAGACCGCTACCCAGACTTACCGCCGCTATGTGGAGGACTTCAATGTCGTGATCTCTGACCATGATTTCCAAAATCTCCTCTACCTCGACTTTGGCGCCCGGCGGGAATACTTTCTGAATTTCTTTGAAAAGCCTCTGGCCGACACCACCGACGATGTGATTTTTCTCATTAACGGTATCCTTCCCAGGCTTCTGGGCATCGACCAGAATACCATTACTACCATGCTTTACAAAGGCATCAACACTGCCAAAACCATTTATCACGACGATATTCGCTTCCTTGTGTAA
- a CDS encoding uroporphyrinogen decarboxylase family protein, with the protein MSKYQESLERCQKAVNLEQPDRIPVICKVDPTFAIEYAGFDMKEALWNVDRIAEAYSKVYEDFYFDGGGYMGRFPLFYKVMQSKSFVPNDSNGYVQHPEVSGLNADEYDEYIADPYKTIVNKVVPRLYPALAAEGMEGGLNWARAINANNRIMGKIVAGNNLVAEKYGVPNLRRGITEAPFDFVADQLRGFSGASMDIRRHSEQIRQAAEVSTPLMAKLARLSNPTPGGSASVFMPLHMPSYMRTKDFEKLYWPSFKALIDELVGEGYTIQVFFEKNWTRYYEFLQELPKGVIGYFEEDDLGVVKEKLGKKMCIMGNMPLSILRTGTVQQCIDTAKEIIDKAAPNGGYLFTTDKSLLTVKDVKAENFRAVNEFVHEYGIYK; encoded by the coding sequence ATGAGTAAATATCAGGAAAGTTTAGAAAGATGCCAGAAGGCAGTCAATCTTGAACAACCGGACCGCATTCCGGTTATCTGTAAGGTCGATCCGACCTTTGCCATCGAGTATGCAGGCTTTGATATGAAAGAAGCCCTTTGGAATGTGGACCGTATCGCCGAGGCCTACTCAAAGGTTTATGAGGACTTCTATTTTGACGGCGGCGGCTATATGGGCCGTTTCCCGCTTTTCTACAAAGTTATGCAGTCTAAATCGTTTGTGCCCAACGACAGCAACGGCTACGTGCAGCATCCAGAGGTATCCGGCTTAAACGCTGACGAATACGATGAGTATATCGCAGACCCCTACAAGACCATTGTCAACAAGGTAGTGCCGCGTTTATACCCGGCCCTGGCGGCAGAGGGGATGGAAGGCGGCCTGAACTGGGCAAGAGCCATCAATGCCAATAACCGTATCATGGGCAAGATTGTGGCAGGCAACAACCTGGTGGCAGAAAAATATGGGGTTCCAAACCTGCGCCGCGGCATCACCGAAGCCCCCTTTGACTTTGTGGCAGATCAGCTGCGCGGCTTCAGCGGCGCGTCTATGGATATCCGCCGTCATTCCGAACAGATCCGCCAGGCGGCAGAGGTTTCCACACCGCTTATGGCCAAACTGGCCCGTCTGAGCAACCCTACACCAGGCGGCAGCGCATCTGTTTTTATGCCGCTGCACATGCCCTCCTACATGCGCACCAAGGACTTTGAAAAGCTATACTGGCCAAGCTTTAAGGCACTTATCGACGAGCTGGTGGGCGAAGGCTACACCATTCAGGTGTTCTTTGAAAAAAACTGGACCCGCTATTACGAGTTCCTTCAGGAGCTGCCAAAGGGTGTTATCGGCTATTTTGAAGAGGATGATCTGGGCGTGGTCAAGGAAAAGCTGGGCAAAAAGATGTGTATCATGGGCAATATGCCGCTCAGCATTCTGAGAACCGGCACCGTGCAGCAGTGTATCGACACTGCCAAAGAAATCATCGACAAGGCAGCGCCGAACGGCGGCTACCTCTTTACCACGGATAAATCGCTGCTCACCGTCAAGGACGTGAAGGCGGAAAATTTCCGCGCGGTCAACGAGTTTGTGCACGAATACGGCATTTACAAATAG